The nucleotide window TCTCAACGCGGCCCGCTTAGACGGCTCGTTGCACACGTCGCATTTCCACTCTAACCTTCTATATTGCAGCGATTCAAAAGCGTGTCTCAGCAACAGGTAATGCGCCTCAGTGGACATGACAGTTTTCTGCATTCCCGGCGAGAACACAACAAGGCCCACTTCTGCTACGCCGTTTTCGGCGTCAATCCTGGTCAAACAGAAGGACCCCATTGCACGCCCAGTGCGCCTATTGACAATCGCAAAATGGACGGCCTGCGTCGACTCTGCCAGCGACCGAACgtgcttttgaaattcttccGCGTCTCTGAATGGGCCAACGGGAAGGTATGTCCACATGGAGCCCGCGTCTTCCCTCCCGAAAGCCTCGAAAAGCTGCTCCGCATGTCTCGCGCAATCTAGCGGCTCAAGCACACAGTAGTCACCGGCGATGGTGACTTTTTCAGGGAACCGTCTGCCCTTCCAGTTCGCCACTGGGAAGCCCACTTCCTGGTCATACTCATTGCGCCTCCTCATGCTACCTAGACTATTGAACGTGACTGCCACGCCCCGATCCGTCTTGATCTTATATACGCGCTGCTGCTTGGCCCATGATGGCCTTATGCGCCGCGCACTTGGACGTCTTGTCGCGACAAACAATGCGACAACGCTACGCCAGCAGCCGTCGCGCGCACCGCTGCGGCTCCCATCCCGCTGCACTGTAAGCGATAAGAAAAGACTGTCTCGCCGCTGAACCTGGCCTCGTCTGCCACAAACGTTGGCCGCGAGAACTTCAACACCATACCACGACGCCGGCCGACCAGCAAGCTTACAGGCCCCAATTCCTTGGCGTGCTCCAGCAGCGCAGCGCGCAACGCCCGCCGCTGCGTCGGATGTGGATTATTAATACACCAATAGGGACGACCGCGCAATG belongs to Zygotorulaspora mrakii chromosome 1, complete sequence and includes:
- a CDS encoding GNAT family N-acetyltransferase, which encodes MRRRNEYDQEVGFPVANWKGRRFPEKVTIAGDYCVLEPLDCARHAEQLFEAFGREDAGSMWTYLPVGPFRDAEEFQKHVRSLAESTQAVHFAIVNRRTGRAMGSFCLTRIDAENGVAEVGLVVFSPGMQKTVMSTEAHYLLLRHAFESLQYRRLEWKCDVCNEPSKRAALRLGFQHEGMFRQTAVWKGVNRNHHWFSIIDAEWETCSEAFRQWLCDANFENGKQKRALVDIRNGC